From Ascochyta rabiei chromosome 12, complete sequence, the proteins below share one genomic window:
- a CDS encoding 3-dehydroquinate dehydratase, protein MSTEVSQSLAAAMSRPQIGIDRLPARRVSNEPREAMNCKSCRKRKIKCNRTRPTCEACQVFAVPCVYDAVPKKRGPKTDVLEALLKRVDGLEKRLHSEGKSDELVEELSSAIHDAAEDSKATKASPNTRPAVQVAASHGNANLANQSMSPSEPSVQTPTLSPDLLLDTYFARIHGKPYHVLDEATTRQRLQANQLPPYLAYAIYAVSARYAPHFGGYNAAVRIGSEYSRRARMELEIDEPSIEALQTLMLLAQASFQLGKGKKTYMLLNAATSMAFALDLHRELPQGMKVTPAEREGRRRLFWSCYLMDRFAATGSKRPSLVSDESIVLRLPSWQLHPGAMLLEGDYFPNGQNLQYMGGSGKGGQGSMGMLIGIARILGITNRYLAAGGVKGDSHFPWHSLSNLSKIRQELDIWASETQDTFTSIEALFGQPDSTILVLSKLVYHLIHCLIYRPFLPVDLAELSGTSQHQPWQIEATNLCFLHANAIAELVEIGRASSIIDWPAFVGYCVCTAGTIHVHGAHYPVREGEVFSVSAEFLSREMQQLSELRFIWAGTQHQRETLQTIYGCHTELVTSLASNPMRFSPVFQLEDFFDRYPGQIFDGSHVTFTDIQIESIHESLATYSIEQRNNMYMSSGIVGNSHGYQQQQQPARPHYSNSQPNKRRRATISKATPQIQSAPLPTPTSTTYPSKIKTSQPSDAGLSDTTSNSSPGNTRVNEPTNPSHPPFTPPPNSSAMSMPGASGTGNGQGGGLALPFSPNFSFSPLPQFASLAPSPVPRAAHPNPSNNDTSVSHFDPMLSMPTPYDQQPTPGAGSTSGASVHTDPDSKDPFLSLLEQLAENEVSRGGPSELDFFLSGQSG, encoded by the exons ATGTCTACCGAGGTCTCGCAGTCACTGGCCGCCGCAATGTCGAGACCTCAGATCGGTATCGACCGCCTGCCCGCCCGCCGCGTCTCGAATGAGCCGCGAGAGGCCATGAACTGCAAGAGCTGTCGCAAGCGAAAG ATCAAGTGCAACCGTACACGGCCAACCTGTGAAGCCTGTCAAGTGTTTGCTGTTCCGTGCGTCTACG ACGCAGTGCCCAAGAAGAGAGGGCCCAAAACCGATGTTCTCGAGGCTCTCTTGAAGCGTGTCGACGGCCTGGAAAAGCGCCTTCACTCGGAGGGAAAGAGCGATGAGCTCGTCGAGGAGCTCTCGTCAGCCATTCACGACGCCGCCGAGGACTCCAAGGCTACCAAAGCCTCGCCGAACACACGACCGGCTGTCCAAGTAGCTGCAAGCCATGGCAACGCAAATCTCGCAAACCAGTCCATGTCGCCGAGTGAGCCAAG CGTACAAACACCAACCCTCTCACCAGATCTCCTTCTCGACACCTACTTCGCCAGAATACACGGAAAGCCCTACCACGTCCTGGACGAGGCGACAACACGGCAGAGGTTACAAGCCAACCAATTGCCTCCCTATCTAGCCTACGCCATCTACGCCGTGAGCGCAAG ATATGCACCTCATTTTGGCGGCTACAATGCCGCAGTCCGCATTGGCTCAGAGTACTCTAGAAGAGCACGGATGGAGCTTGAAATTGATGAGCCCTCAATCGAAGCTCTGCAGACGTTGATGCTACTTGCACAGGCAAGTTTCCAACTAGGAAAAGGCAAAAAGACCTACATGCTGCTCA ATGCTGCGACAAGCATGGCATTTGCCCTTGATCTCCACCGCGAACTGCCACAGGGCATGAAGGTCACACCCGCTGAACGAGAAGGCCGACGACGGCTATTCTGGTCCTGCTACCTCATGGATCGATTCGCAGCTACCGGCTCCAAGCGACCCTCTCTGGTATCCGACGAATCGATTGTACTACGCCTACCGAGTTGGCAGCTGCACCCCGGCGCAATGCTGTTAGAAGGCGACTACTTCCCCAACGGACAAAACCTGCAATATATGGGTGGCTCTGGAAAGGGAGGACAAGGCAGCATGGGCATGCTCATTGGAATAGCAAGAATCCTGGGAATAACCAACCGCTACCTTGCGGCCGGAGGTGTCAAGGGTGACTCGCACTTTCCGTGGCACTCGCTCTCGAACCTCTCCAAGATCCGACAGGAGCTTGACATTTGGGCCTCAGAAACACAAGATACGTTTACCTCGATCGAGGCACTGTTTGGTCAGCCCGACAGCACCATTCTAGTTCTCTCGAAGCTAGTGTATCATCTGATACATTGCCTGATTTACCGACCATTCCTACCGGTTGACCTGGCCGAACTCTCGGGAACCTCACAGCATCAGCCTTGGCAGATTGAGGCAACGAATTTATGCTTCCTACATGCTAATGCGATCGCTGAACTAGTCGAGATTGGGAGAGCCTCCTCTATCATCGATTGGCCAGCTTTCGTGGGCTACTGTGTGTGCACAGCTGGTACCATTCACGTACACGGTGCGCATTATCCTGTTCGAGAAGGCGAGGTGTTCTCTGTGAGCGCAGAGTTCCTCTCTCGTGAGATGCAGCAGCTCTCTGAGCTACGTTTCATCTGGGCTGGCACACAACATCAGCGGGAGACCTTGCAGACAATATACGGATGTCACACCGAGCTCGTCACATCGTTGGCCAGCAATCCAATGCGCTTCTCGCCGGTGTTTCAACTCGAGGACTTTTTCGATAGGTATCCAGGTCAGATTTTTGATGGATCACATGTCACATTTACGGACATCCAGATCGAATCCATCCACGAAAG CCTTGCGACGTACAGCATCGAGCAGCGCAACAACATGTACATGAGTAGCGGCATAGTCGGTAATTCTCACGGttaccagcagcagcagcaacctGCTCGACCACACTATTCCAACAGTCAGCCCAATAAGAGACGTCGAGCTACCATCTCCAAAGCAACACCACAGATACAATCGGCACCGCTGCCGACGCCTACGTCCACCACATATCCTTCAAAGATCAAAACTTCACAACCTTCGGATGCCGGTCTGTCCGACACAACCTCGAATTCAAGCCCCGGCAACACAAGGGTCAATGAACCGACGAACCCTTCCCACCCACCTTTTACACCACCACCGAACAGCAGCGCAATGAGCATGCCAGGCGCTAGTGGTACCGGCAATGGCCAGGGTGGTGGTCTCGCCCTTCCATTCAGCCCGAACTTCTCGTTCTCGCCACTACCACAATTCGCAAGCCTTGCTCCTTCGCCAGTGCCACGCGCAGCGCACCCCAACCCTTCGAACAATGATACCTCAGTATCACATTTCGATCCGATGCTCAGCATGCCGACACCGTACGATCAGCAGCCGACACCTGGCGCTGGTAGCACGTCAGGTGCATCGGTGCATACAGATCCAGATAGCAAGGATCCGTTCCTTAGTCTCCTGGAGCAGCTTGCAGAGAATGAGGTTAGTCGTGGTGGGCCCAGCGAGCTGGACTTCTTTCTGAGTGGGCAGAGTGGGTGA
- a CDS encoding DNA kinase/phosphatase Pnk1, variant 2, translating into MLVLQDSTLVTTASGKKFGRDASDWKWWHSSVPGALRKLHEDGFLLAVMSNQGGISLKSDPKTVKSDQKRLADFKGKVSAVLSQLSLPVTVYAATGRDGYRKPRVGMWVELLDDHDLDGMEAVDLENSFFVGDAGGREAVAGISVNDHSCVDRDFAANVGLPFHTPEEYFLQQSPSPFGRSFDPTTFTNKLVDNPRPADPIITKTDVLEIVLLVGSPGAGKSSFYWKHLQPLGYARVNQDILKTVSASASFTCMITRAVPPVGALSNSLKQREKCVKAATALIEEGTSVVVDNTNADQDVRAVWVNLAKKHSMPIRCILFTASAKLCEHNDTFRALNLGPEANPENRTMLPKIAFTSFASRHRAPKLEEGFQEIIKVDFAFTGSDEQRELWSKYWV; encoded by the exons ATGTTAGTACTGCAGGATTCAACATTAGTGACGACTGCATCTGGAAAGAAGTTTGGCCGTGATGCCAGCGACTGGAAATGGTGGCACAGCAGTGTCCCAGGAGCTCTCAGGAAGCTTCACGAGGACGG GTTCCTTCTTGCAGTGATGAGCAACCAAGGCGGTATCAGCCTCAAATCAGATCCGAAGACTGTCAAGTCTGACCAGAAGCGATTGGCGGACTTCAAGGGTAAAGTCTCGGCAGTGCTCAGCCAGCTCAGCCTACCGGTCACGGTGTATGCAGCTACGGGCCGGGACGGATATCGCAAACCACGAGTGGGAATGTGGGTAGAGTTATTGGATGATCACGACCTTGATGGCATGGAAGCCGTTGACCTAGAGAACTCTTTTTTTGTTGGCGACGCCGGTGGCCGCGAGGCGGTGGCTGGAATAAGCGTCAACGACCACTCATGTGTCGACAG GGATTTTGCAGCCAACGTAGGCTTACCATTCCATACGCCGGAGGAGTACTTTCTGCAACAGAGTCCTAGTCCGTTTGGGAGGAGCTTCGATCCAACTACTTTCACAAACAAGCTGGTCGATAATCCAAGACCTGCAG ATCCCATCATTACGAAGACTGACGTATTGGAGATCGTCCTTTTAGTCGGTAGCCCCGGTGCTGGCAAGTCGTCGTTCTATTGGAAGCATCTACAACCGCTGGGTTATGCCCGTGTCAACCAAGACATCCTCAAGACTGTAAGTGCTTCGGCATCGTTTACATGCATGATCACACGTGCTGTACCACCTGTCGGCGCATTGAGTAACAGCTTGAAACAGCGCGAGAAATGCGTAAAAGCAGCCACTGCGCTCATCGAAGAAGGCACAAGTGTGGTGGTTG ATAACACCAACGCGGACCAAGATGTGCGCGCCGTATGGGTGAATCTGGCAAAGAAACACTCCATGCCCATTCGCTGCATACTCTTTACAGCATCGGCTAAACTGTGTGAACACAACGACACATTCCGTGCGTTGAATCTTGGTCCAGAA GCCAATCCCGAAAACAGGACCATGTTGCCGAAAATTGCGTTCACCAGCTTTGCGTCAAGACACCGTGCACCAAAGCTGGAGGAGGGGTTCCAAGAGATCATCAAGGTAGACTTCGCG TTCACTGGCTCCGATGAGCAGAGGGAGCTATGGAGCAAGTACTGGGTATGA
- a CDS encoding DNA kinase/phosphatase Pnk1 produces MRKRPSSGEKQVSPPPAKRRQQSHTTNKAVASFFTPASKKEPETMTWRVVKDSLLVGRYNASSTAPLASTAKRRVAAFDFDSTLVTTASGKKFGRDASDWKWWHSSVPGALRKLHEDGFLLAVMSNQGGISLKSDPKTVKSDQKRLADFKGKVSAVLSQLSLPVTVYAATGRDGYRKPRVGMWVELLDDHDLDGMEAVDLENSFFVGDAGGREAVAGISVNDHSCVDRDFAANVGLPFHTPEEYFLQQSPSPFGRSFDPTTFTNKLVDNPRPADPIITKTDVLEIVLLVGSPGAGKSSFYWKHLQPLGYARVNQDILKTVSASASFTCMITRAVPPVGALSNSLKQREKCVKAATALIEEGTSVVVDNTNADQDVRAVWVNLAKKHSMPIRCILFTASAKLCEHNDTFRALNLGPEANPENRTMLPKIAFTSFASRHRAPKLEEGFQEIIKVDFAFTGSDEQRELWSKYWV; encoded by the exons ATGAGGAAGCGACCTAGCAGCGGCGAAAAACAAGTGTCTCCTCCACCAGCAAAAAGGCGGCAGCAGTCCCACACGACAA ACAAAGCAGTAGCCAGTTTCTTCACTCCCGCGTCGAAGAAAGAGCCTGAGACGATGACGTGGCGAGTCGTGAAGGACAGCCTGCTTGTCGGCCGATACAATGCTTCATCTACAGCTCCACTAGCCAGTACAGCCAAGCGGAGAGTGGCAGCTTTTGATTTC GATTCAACATTAGTGACGACTGCATCTGGAAAGAAGTTTGGCCGTGATGCCAGCGACTGGAAATGGTGGCACAGCAGTGTCCCAGGAGCTCTCAGGAAGCTTCACGAGGACGG GTTCCTTCTTGCAGTGATGAGCAACCAAGGCGGTATCAGCCTCAAATCAGATCCGAAGACTGTCAAGTCTGACCAGAAGCGATTGGCGGACTTCAAGGGTAAAGTCTCGGCAGTGCTCAGCCAGCTCAGCCTACCGGTCACGGTGTATGCAGCTACGGGCCGGGACGGATATCGCAAACCACGAGTGGGAATGTGGGTAGAGTTATTGGATGATCACGACCTTGATGGCATGGAAGCCGTTGACCTAGAGAACTCTTTTTTTGTTGGCGACGCCGGTGGCCGCGAGGCGGTGGCTGGAATAAGCGTCAACGACCACTCATGTGTCGACAG GGATTTTGCAGCCAACGTAGGCTTACCATTCCATACGCCGGAGGAGTACTTTCTGCAACAGAGTCCTAGTCCGTTTGGGAGGAGCTTCGATCCAACTACTTTCACAAACAAGCTGGTCGATAATCCAAGACCTGCAG ATCCCATCATTACGAAGACTGACGTATTGGAGATCGTCCTTTTAGTCGGTAGCCCCGGTGCTGGCAAGTCGTCGTTCTATTGGAAGCATCTACAACCGCTGGGTTATGCCCGTGTCAACCAAGACATCCTCAAGACTGTAAGTGCTTCGGCATCGTTTACATGCATGATCACACGTGCTGTACCACCTGTCGGCGCATTGAGTAACAGCTTGAAACAGCGCGAGAAATGCGTAAAAGCAGCCACTGCGCTCATCGAAGAAGGCACAAGTGTGGTGGTTG ATAACACCAACGCGGACCAAGATGTGCGCGCCGTATGGGTGAATCTGGCAAAGAAACACTCCATGCCCATTCGCTGCATACTCTTTACAGCATCGGCTAAACTGTGTGAACACAACGACACATTCCGTGCGTTGAATCTTGGTCCAGAA GCCAATCCCGAAAACAGGACCATGTTGCCGAAAATTGCGTTCACCAGCTTTGCGTCAAGACACCGTGCACCAAAGCTGGAGGAGGGGTTCCAAGAGATCATCAAGGTAGACTTCGCG TTCACTGGCTCCGATGAGCAGAGGGAGCTATGGAGCAAGTACTGGGTATGA
- a CDS encoding 3-dehydroquinate dehydratase yields MVQAESVVTTHLKTSEVTIDVQEVPSATKPSLLILHNEGEEDIVGIFADVLGQKWESTASIDAVKAGPKETVYGLKDGLAGAQLEGWDRSRLLINTHRVDGGHVLDEALTDRCDYEYLYTRTPFFRRDVSRYLSLILGQIAPHRDLAKKARTTLISTTFPDVHAALPNLDILSVGADAIEIRVDLLEEPLAGGGVSKVPSLKYVGEQVMILRQRTELPIIYTTRCTNENGRFPMDDPNLFYRYLARAIQWGCEYIDVELWLPEEIRRRLAENKGCSKIISAFHDFSGTFQWTAPETQRLFERGAVYGDIVKMYALVNSMQENYELEYFRSTIQTKYPHPPFSGLNMGPTGQLSRTMNKIFTPITHPLLPMIAAPGQLSAAEINAALHTMGQVPKQDIYGIGSVRSTSQAMFFEKCFNELSLPHSFMFAPRAPKASIEHIVRRPNFGGAYINPPLAASSAAYLPSLSNAARAIGQVDTVLVRPGTSSPSFIGDNARWKGIRATLTRDFVPSAYSGAAALLLASNEADASASIFALKSLGIGPIYTIGFRSSGPLSTDVQPVRSVEDVKRLEQPFVIISALPAEKSLLVVPLLKHYRVDGRNGSTGGHGSAGGKPAGKVFVDLASGPRRADPLAIATSAGWTAYGISDVSAWTTVETLRQLVGQNVCYDFVRLASGRGLF; encoded by the coding sequence ATGGTGCAGGCTGAGAGCGTAGTCACGACGCACCTCAAGACTTCAGAGGTCACCATCGACGTTCAGGAGGTCCCCAGCGCCACCAAGCCGTCGCTGCTGATCCTCCACAACGAAGGAGAGGAGGATATTGTTGGCATCTTCGCAGACGTACTGGGCCAGAAGTGGGAGTCCACCGCCTCCATCGACGCTGTAAAGGCAGGGCCGAAGGAAACGGTGTATGGACTGAAGGACGGACTCGCTGGAGCGCAACTGGAGGGCTGGGACCGTTCAAGACTGTTGATCAACACACACCGTGTGGACGGAGGACATGTCCTGGACGAGGCTCTCACCGATCGCTGCGACTACGAATACCTATACACGCGCACACCGTTCTTTCGCCGCGACGTCTCGCGCTATCTGTCTTTGATCTTGGGGCAGATTGCACCCCATCGAGACCTGGCGAAGAAGGCGCGCACGACACTGATCTCTACGACCTTCCCCGACGTACACGCCGCGCTGCCAAACCTCGATATTCTGTCCGTTGGCGCAGATGCCATAGAGATCCGCGTGGATCTGCTGGAGGAACCACTGGCAGGTGGGGGCGTCAGCAAGGTACCCAGCCTGAAATACGTTGGAGAGCAGGTCATGATTCTGCGCCAGCGCACAGAACTGCCCATCATCTACACAACAAGATGCACTAACGAGAACGGCCGATTCCCCATGGACGATCCCAACCTCTTCTACAGATATTTGGCGCGCGCGATACAATGGGGTTGCGAGTATATTGATGTGGAACTGTGGTTGCCAGAGGAGATTAGGCGGAGGTTGGCAGAGAACAAGGGCTGCAGCAAAATCATCTCTGCGTTTCACGACTTCTCGGGCACGTTTCAGTGGACAGCGCCGGAGACACAAAGGCTCTTTGAACGAGGAGCGGTGTACGGAGACATCGTCAAGATGTACGCGCTAGTAAATTCCATGCAGGAAAATTACGAGCTTGAGTACTTCCGGTCGACCATCCAGACAAAGTACCCCCACCCACCCTTCTCTGGACTGAACATGGGCCCTACTGGGCAGCTGTCGCGTACCATGAACAAGATCTTCACTCCGATAACACACCCGTTGCTGCCAATGATTGCAGCGCCTGGCCAACTAAGCGCCGCGGAAATCAATGCAGCACTGCACACCATGGGCCAGGTACCGAAACAAGACATCTATGGCATCGGCAGCGTCCGATCCACCTCGCAAGCCATGTTCTTCGAGAAGTGCTTCAACGAGCTTAGCCTGCCGCATTCCTTCATGTTTGCGCCAAGAGCGCCAAAGGCCTCGATCGAGCACATAGTTCGACGTCCTAATTTTGGAGGAGCCTACATCAATCCTCCCTTGGCTGCATCTTCGGCTGCGTATCTACCCTCGCTGTCCAATGCTGCGCGGGCCATTGGACAGGTTGACACGGTGCTGGTCCGCCCCGGTACTAGCAGCCCATCCTTCATCGGCGACAATGCGAGGTGGAAGGGCATTCGCGCGACACTGACCCGCGACTTTGTGCCGTCAGCATATAGCGGTGCAGCCGCACTGCTCCTCGCTAGCAACGAGGCTGACGCATCGGCATCCATCTTCGCATTGAAGAGTCTTGGAATAGGGCCTATCTATACGATAGGATTCCGATCAAGCGGGCCGTTGTCGACCGATGTGCAGCCGGTACGGTCCGTAGAGGACGTGAAACGGCTAGAGCAGCCGTTTGTCATCATCTCGGCTCTTCCGGCCGAAAAGTCGCTGCTCGTGGTTCCTTTGTTGAAGCACTACAGGGTGGATGGGCGTAATGGCAGCACGGGCGGGCATGGCAGCGCAGGAGGGAAGCCTGCAGGCAAGGTGTTCGTCGACTTGGCCAGTGGGCCCCGTAGAGCTGACCCACTGGCGATTGCAACGTCGGCAGGATGGACTGCATACGGGATTAGTGACGTCTCGGCGTGGACCACGGTCGAAACGCTCAGGCAGCTTGTTGGGCAGAACGTGTGCTACGATTTCGTACGTTTAGCATCTGGGAGGGGTCTCTTTTAG